One genomic region from Caloenas nicobarica isolate bCalNic1 chromosome 22, bCalNic1.hap1, whole genome shotgun sequence encodes:
- the ZMYND12 gene encoding zinc finger MYND domain-containing protein 12 encodes MTLEPGRQGAGGGPQQRQVLRQPGELDGQQRPRLGSPPVVAESGQQGGQSGGVGGHAGGRPGGEAEGVEQGGPVRREGPGPGEGGAGAVQEAHRVPRRHQPLRRGGPAPPAAEVLQEAHGARLQRHLRPARRHQRHAPPARRLPRRPGPHALLRRRRRGPAGLRHARPAYFRRKRAATPTNPASSPPLRKCRLGNAWGALEGPGRCELCGAAARVCCARCRLTFYCDVDHQKADWVSIHKRICQLLIPIRSPLPFLLSEKERKHGAEQLAKRQKYIMDVASSTAQEFILAGKHKEAIPAAFHALRFGTDVFGSRSPQLVPAYLLLAEACTGVGDLSQAARSLSQAERIVPTAPGCSVALQSRLQRGLGLLRVAQGSLEQALYHLASDIYLASSTFGPKSLEAAAGYFHMANVFFRQNKMDIANSLYAKVTSLWRDRLLSAVRAQERVLSPRAKTSPFAEDEDGGERRLTEAQRAEGTRVLSAVLEMRTQAAKPELGETARVLHALAMLHYLGLDLPTAGEMGMEAFKLVKQLPQQESLESIARLLTLIKSTPSHTK; translated from the exons ATGACGCTGGAGCCT GGGCGCCAgggcgcgggcggcggcccgCAGCAGCGCCAGGTACTCCGCCAGCCCGGTGAACTCGATGGCCAGCAGCGCCCCCGCCTCGGTAGCCCGCCGGTAGTCGCGGAGAGCGGGCAGCAGGGCGGGCAGAGCGGCGGGGTCGGCGGCCAcgccggggggcggcccgggggtGAGGCGGAGGGCGTCGAGCAGGGCGGGCCCGTGCGGCGGGAGGGCCCTGGCCCAGGGGAAGGCGGAGCGGGCGCGGTGCAGGAAGCACACCGCGTACCCCGCCGCCACCAGCCGCTCCGCCGAggcggccccgcgccgcccgctgCTGAAGTTCTCCAGGAAGCGCACGGCGCGCGCCTCCAGCGGCACCTGCGTCCCGCCCGACGTCACCAGCGCCACGCGCCGCCCGCGCGCCGCCTGCCCCGCCGCCCAGGCCCGCACGCGctcctccgccgccgccgccgcggccccgccggcctcCGCCATGCTCGCCCCGCCTACTTCCGCCGGAAGCGCGCGGCCACACCCACCAACCCCGCGTCTTCCCCGCCCTTGCGGAAGTGTCGCCTTGGCAACGCGTGGGGCGCGCTGGAGGGGCCCGGGCGGTGCGAGCTGTGCGGGGCCGCGGCCCGAGTGTGCTGCGCCCGCTGCCGCCTCACCTTCTACTG CGATGTAGACCATCAAAAAGCCGACTGGGTGAGCATCCACAAGCGAATATGCCAGCTGCTGATCCCCATCCGCTCGCccctcccttttctcctttccgaaaaagaaagaaaacacggCGCAGAACAGCTGGCGAAGAGGCAG AAATACATTATGGATGTCgcctccagcacagcccaggagtTTATTTTGGCTGGAAAGCACAAAGAAGCGATTCCGGCCGCTTTCCACGCGCTGCGTTTCGGCACCGACGTGTTCGGCTCCCGTTCCCCGCAGCTGGTCCCGGCTTATCTGCTCTTGGCCGAGGCCTGCACGG GCGTTGGCGACCTCTCGCAGGCCGCCAGGTCCCTGTCGCAGGCGGAGCGGATCGTGCCGACGGCGCCGGGCTGCAGCGTCGCCCTCCAGTCGCGGCTGCAGcgcgggctggggctgctccgcGTCGCCCAGGGGAGCTTGGAGCAGGCCCTGTATCACCTGGCCAGCGAC ATTTACCTCGCTAGTTCCACATTTGGCCCAAAATCCCTGGAGGCCGCTGCAGGGTATTTCCACATGGCAAACGTTTTCTTTCGCCAGAACAAAATGGACATCGCCAACTCGCTCTACGCCAAG GTAACGTCGCTCTGGCGCGACCGTCTCCTGAGCGCCGTGCGAGCGCAGGAGCGCGTTCTGAGCCCGCGGGCCAAGACGTCGCCGTTCGCCGAGGACGAGGACGGCGGCGAGCGCCGGCTGA CTGAAGCCCAGCGAGCAGAAGGGACGCGAGTGCTGAGCGCGGTGCTGGAAATGAGAACACAGGCAGCGAAGCCGGAGCTCGGGGAGACGGCCCGTGTGCTGCACGCCCTGGCCATGCTGCACTACCTGGGGCTGGACCTGCCCACG GCTGGCGAGATGGGGATGGAAGCCTTTAAGCTGGTGAAACAACTGCCCCAACAAGAGTCTTTAGAATCCATCGCTCGTTTGTTAACGCTGATTAAATCCACGCCTTCCCACACGAAATGA